One region of Streptomyces leeuwenhoekii genomic DNA includes:
- the hxlB gene encoding 6-phospho-3-hexuloisomerase, which produces MVDQSSEPARPGEVPVGVDGVFASARRVVLREVEALLSRTDETEARALIDAVRAAERVFVLGMGRSKMAIDAFAMRLMHLGLTVHIAADATTPAIGAGDLLIACSGSGETPTVVCLARTAARTGARVAVVTGNRDSRLARDADLVVLLREYSQDYRPLASSQFVGTLFEQGAFLFFDCLVLVMEGSRPADADAMFARHTNLE; this is translated from the coding sequence ATGGTGGATCAGTCCAGCGAACCCGCACGACCCGGTGAGGTCCCCGTCGGCGTGGACGGCGTCTTCGCCAGCGCACGGCGCGTGGTGCTGCGCGAGGTGGAGGCGCTGCTGTCGCGCACGGACGAGACGGAGGCCCGGGCGCTGATCGACGCCGTCCGGGCGGCCGAGCGCGTCTTCGTCCTGGGCATGGGCCGCTCCAAGATGGCGATCGACGCCTTCGCCATGAGACTGATGCACCTGGGCCTGACCGTGCACATCGCGGCCGACGCCACGACCCCGGCCATCGGCGCGGGGGACCTGCTGATCGCCTGCAGCGGCTCCGGCGAGACCCCCACCGTCGTCTGCCTGGCGCGGACCGCCGCCCGCACCGGGGCGCGGGTGGCCGTGGTGACCGGGAACCGGGACAGCAGGCTGGCCCGGGACGCAGATCTGGTGGTCCTGCTGCGCGAGTACAGCCAGGACTACCGGCCCCTTGCCTCCAGCCAGTTCGTCGGCACCCTCTTCGAACAGGGAGCCTTCCTCTTCTTCGACTGCCTGGTCCTGGTCATGGAAGGGAGCCGGCCCGCCGACGCCGACGCCATGTTCGCCCGGCACACCAACCTCGAATGA
- a CDS encoding triose-phosphate isomerase, producing the protein MTNPGSGMKALAPPLTCTSTKMNLGLSDTLRWLDDIVLPHAPELARLAFFACLPHPLLTVARARLGDCGVGVGAQNCWFEGGAVTGEVSADLLAELGCRHVMLGHAERRRLFGEDDDLIARKVAAALDAGLVPLLCVGEDTRLGPEDAARHVVRQAAVLALVR; encoded by the coding sequence ATGACCAACCCCGGGAGCGGTATGAAGGCCCTCGCCCCACCGTTGACCTGCACCAGCACCAAGATGAACCTCGGCCTCTCCGACACCCTGCGCTGGCTGGACGACATCGTCCTGCCCCACGCGCCCGAGCTGGCCCGCCTGGCCTTCTTCGCCTGCCTGCCACACCCCCTGCTGACCGTCGCCCGGGCCCGCCTCGGTGACTGCGGCGTCGGCGTCGGGGCGCAGAACTGCTGGTTCGAGGGCGGCGCGGTCACGGGCGAGGTGAGCGCGGACCTGCTCGCCGAGCTCGGCTGCCGCCACGTCATGCTGGGCCACGCCGAGCGCCGCCGCCTCTTCGGCGAGGACGACGACCTGATCGCGCGCAAGGTCGCCGCCGCTCTCGACGCCGGACTCGTCCCCCTGCTCTGCGTCGGCGAGGACACCCGGCTCGGCCCCGAGGACGCCGCCCGCCACGTGGTGCGGCAGGCCGCGGTTCTCGCCCTGGTTCGGTAA
- a CDS encoding YceI family protein, which translates to MAASGNQLLPTAGAYEIDQAASTIRFDTRAMFGLLPVRGTFAIGHGRITVADPADESLVHVVIEAGSFESGNQQRDDHVRSSDYLDVARHPEIGFRSQRVERSDADAILHGELTVCGVTRPIAVTLGTVAHEGKRMTASGTTTIDRYSFGITKAKGMTGRHLKITLEVVAHC; encoded by the coding sequence ATGGCAGCATCAGGGAACCAGCTCTTACCAACAGCAGGTGCATACGAGATCGATCAGGCGGCATCAACGATCCGCTTCGACACACGCGCCATGTTCGGGCTGCTCCCAGTCCGAGGTACCTTCGCCATCGGTCATGGCCGCATTACTGTGGCGGACCCGGCAGACGAGTCGTTGGTGCACGTCGTAATAGAGGCAGGAAGCTTCGAGTCGGGCAATCAGCAGCGTGACGACCACGTCAGGTCCTCTGACTACCTGGACGTGGCTCGGCATCCCGAGATCGGCTTCCGGAGCCAGCGTGTGGAGCGATCCGACGCTGATGCCATTTTGCACGGCGAGTTGACTGTCTGCGGGGTGACTCGGCCGATCGCCGTCACACTCGGCACGGTTGCCCACGAGGGCAAGCGGATGACGGCGAGCGGCACTACCACGATCGACCGGTACTCCTTCGGCATCACCAAGGCCAAGGGCATGACGGGCCGGCATCTCAAGATCACTTTGGAAGTCGTCGCGCACTGCTGA
- the istA gene encoding IS21 family transposase, with protein MAPPKSKVDLYAAIRRDARAGMSYRALMREYGVGFRTVKAALESVWPEPRKKPRPRGTRLDAYKPLIDEMLRADLDAPRKHRHTVKRIFDRLLDEHGAEAVTYPMVRAYVADRRPQIAVEAGRGVVHAFIPQSHRPGAEAEVDFGDVKVRLAGEQVTCFVFAMRLSYSGKAVHRVFASCGQEAFLEGHVHALSVLGGVPTGKVRYDNLRSAVSRVLSSRSRVENERWTAFRSHFGIDAAYCLPGIEGAHEKGGVEGQIGWFRRNHMVPVPEVASLAELNAMIERWDEEDERRRIGSRPRPVSEYFAVERPLLQRLPDEPFETGRLFSLRVDRFSQISVRTNRYSVPVRLIGRTVRAMLHASELVVYDGQLEVARHERLIAKGQTRLDLDHYLEALVRKLEAFPGATALEQARCAGKFTPVHDAWWQAAKAAHGERDGTRALIEVLLMGRHVSHEHLVAGLASALRAGALTADAVALEARKAAQADAVGALVPAKPDRTNVTSLTERRLAQLPPDTRPPPSVAAYDQLLRARQPVDRPAIQGEMP; from the coding sequence ATGGCGCCACCGAAGTCCAAGGTCGACTTGTACGCGGCGATCCGCCGTGATGCCCGGGCAGGGATGTCGTACCGGGCCTTGATGCGTGAGTACGGAGTCGGATTCCGCACGGTGAAGGCCGCGTTGGAGTCGGTCTGGCCGGAGCCGCGGAAGAAGCCGCGTCCGCGCGGCACCCGTCTGGATGCCTACAAGCCGTTGATCGACGAGATGCTCCGGGCGGATCTGGATGCGCCGCGCAAGCACCGTCACACGGTCAAGCGGATCTTCGACCGTCTCCTGGACGAGCACGGGGCGGAGGCGGTGACCTATCCGATGGTGCGGGCTTATGTCGCCGACCGACGGCCCCAGATCGCTGTTGAGGCCGGCCGCGGGGTGGTGCACGCGTTCATTCCGCAGTCCCACCGGCCGGGGGCCGAAGCGGAGGTGGACTTCGGCGACGTGAAGGTACGCCTGGCTGGTGAGCAGGTCACCTGCTTCGTGTTCGCGATGCGCCTGTCGTATTCGGGTAAGGCCGTGCACCGCGTCTTCGCCTCCTGCGGCCAGGAGGCATTCCTCGAGGGCCACGTCCACGCTCTCAGCGTGCTGGGCGGAGTGCCGACCGGCAAGGTCCGTTACGACAACCTCCGCTCCGCGGTCTCCCGGGTGCTGAGCTCGCGGTCCCGCGTGGAGAACGAGAGGTGGACCGCGTTCCGGTCGCACTTCGGCATCGATGCAGCGTATTGCCTGCCCGGCATCGAGGGCGCCCACGAGAAGGGCGGGGTGGAGGGGCAGATCGGCTGGTTCCGCCGCAATCACATGGTCCCTGTCCCCGAGGTCGCCTCCCTCGCCGAGCTCAACGCGATGATCGAGCGGTGGGATGAGGAGGACGAACGGCGCCGGATCGGCTCCCGGCCACGGCCGGTAAGCGAGTACTTCGCCGTCGAACGGCCGCTGCTGCAACGCTTACCGGACGAACCCTTCGAGACCGGGAGGCTGTTCAGCCTGCGGGTGGACCGCTTCAGTCAGATCAGCGTCCGCACCAACCGCTACTCAGTGCCGGTGCGGCTGATCGGGCGGACTGTTCGGGCCATGCTTCACGCCTCTGAGCTGGTGGTCTACGACGGTCAGCTGGAGGTCGCCCGTCACGAACGGCTGATCGCCAAGGGGCAGACCCGGCTGGATCTGGACCACTACCTGGAAGCCCTGGTCCGCAAGCTCGAAGCGTTTCCCGGGGCCACCGCCCTTGAACAGGCCCGTTGCGCAGGGAAGTTCACGCCCGTCCATGACGCGTGGTGGCAGGCAGCGAAGGCTGCCCACGGCGAACGGGACGGCACCCGGGCCCTGATCGAGGTCCTGCTGATGGGCCGCCACGTATCCCACGAACACCTGGTCGCCGGGCTTGCCTCCGCACTCAGGGCCGGCGCCCTGACCGCGGACGCCGTCGCCCTGGAGGCACGGAAGGCAGCCCAAGCCGACGCGGTCGGGGCTCTTGTCCCGGCCAAGCCGGACCGGACGAACGTGACCTCGCTGACCGAACGGCGGCTGGCCCAGCTGCCGCCCGACACCCGGCCGCCGCCCTCGGTCGCGGCCTACGACCAGCTGCTGCGAGCACGGCAGCCGGTCGATCGCCCCGCCATCCAGGGAGAGATGCCGTGA
- a CDS encoding triose-phosphate isomerase codes for MSKPVNKTIARLGAGRPSLVLYEPAWAIGGDHGASPGHAAHVLEDLHTALGTAHTRFLYGGSVTPGTYTALRRAAPWDGVAVGRAAQDPGMLHEVTAELLGSGPEGTPPRE; via the coding sequence GTGTCGAAACCCGTCAACAAAACCATCGCCCGCCTCGGGGCCGGCCGGCCTTCGCTCGTCCTGTACGAGCCCGCGTGGGCCATCGGCGGCGACCACGGCGCCTCTCCCGGCCACGCGGCCCACGTACTGGAGGACCTGCACACGGCCCTCGGCACCGCCCACACCCGCTTTCTCTACGGCGGCTCCGTCACACCCGGCACCTACACGGCCCTGCGGCGGGCCGCGCCCTGGGACGGGGTCGCCGTCGGCCGCGCCGCGCAGGACCCGGGGATGCTCCACGAAGTCACCGCGGAACTCCTCGGGTCCGGTCCCGAGGGGACACCGCCGCGAGAGTGA
- a CDS encoding WD40/YVTN/BNR-like repeat-containing protein, whose protein sequence is MPGCRLAGVRDDGVDGDAAEVIGMTEVLLAVGTRKGLFIGRRRGAAWEFDESPHFNAQAVYAVAIDTRGGVPRLLAGGDSAHWGPSVFHSDDLGRTWTEPARPAVKFPQDTGASLERVWQLHPSAAEPDVVYAGTEPAALYRSQDRGESFELVRPLWEHPTRGRWIPGGGGEGLHTVLTDRRDPRAVTVAVSAAGVFRTTDGGASWAPSNSGVSAVFLPDPQPEFGQCVHKIARDSALPDRLYLQNHWGVYRSDDAGAHWTDIGEGLPSTFGFAMAAHPHRGDTAYVFPINADADRVPAGRRCRVFRTADAGRSWEPLAAGLPPGDHYGTVLRDALCTDDADPAGVYFGNRNGELYASADDGDTWRQLAAHLPDVLCVRAAVVG, encoded by the coding sequence GTGCCTGGGTGCAGACTGGCCGGTGTCCGGGACGATGGCGTCGACGGGGACGCCGCGGAGGTGATCGGCATGACCGAGGTACTGCTCGCCGTGGGCACGCGCAAGGGCCTGTTCATCGGGCGCCGGCGGGGCGCCGCCTGGGAGTTCGACGAGAGCCCGCACTTCAACGCGCAGGCGGTGTACGCGGTGGCCATCGACACCCGCGGCGGCGTCCCGCGGCTGCTGGCCGGGGGCGACAGCGCGCACTGGGGGCCGTCGGTCTTCCACTCCGACGACCTCGGCCGCACCTGGACCGAGCCGGCCCGCCCCGCCGTCAAGTTCCCGCAGGACACCGGGGCTTCGCTGGAGCGGGTGTGGCAACTGCACCCGTCCGCCGCGGAGCCCGACGTGGTGTACGCGGGCACGGAGCCGGCCGCGCTGTACCGCTCGCAGGACCGCGGGGAGAGCTTCGAGCTTGTCCGCCCGCTGTGGGAGCACCCCACGCGCGGGCGGTGGATACCGGGCGGGGGCGGCGAGGGCCTGCACACCGTGCTCACCGACCGGCGCGATCCCCGGGCGGTGACGGTCGCCGTCTCGGCCGCGGGTGTCTTCCGCACGACCGACGGCGGCGCGAGCTGGGCGCCGTCCAACTCCGGGGTCTCGGCGGTGTTCCTGCCGGACCCCCAGCCGGAGTTCGGCCAGTGCGTGCACAAGATCGCACGGGACTCGGCCCTCCCCGACCGGCTGTATCTGCAGAACCACTGGGGCGTGTACCGCAGCGACGACGCGGGCGCGCACTGGACGGACATCGGCGAGGGCCTGCCCTCCACGTTCGGTTTCGCCATGGCCGCCCATCCGCACCGCGGTGACACGGCGTACGTCTTCCCGATCAACGCGGACGCGGACCGGGTGCCGGCCGGGCGGCGGTGCCGCGTCTTCCGCACGGCAGACGCGGGCCGGAGCTGGGAGCCGCTGGCCGCGGGGCTCCCGCCGGGGGACCACTACGGCACGGTGCTGCGCGACGCGCTGTGCACCGACGACGCCGACCCGGCCGGCGTGTACTTCGGCAACCGCAACGGCGAGTTGTACGCGTCGGCCGACGACGGGGACACCTGGCGGCAACTGGCCGCGCACCTGCCGGACGTGCTGTGCGTGCGGGCCGCGGTCGTCGGATGA
- a CDS encoding pectate lyase, with product MTSAARPRPRVRAATGALAALGLSIGMLMTIESSAHAATWPTANGSQGVSSTISVSGTKDYGMKRLYGTGALGSDGQDEDQGPILELEPGAVLKNVILGAPAADGVHCKGSCTLQNVWWEDVGEDAATFRGSSSSNVYNVVGGGAKEASDKVFQFNGAGTLNVSNFAVQNFGTFIRSCGNCSTQYKRTINLNTVEVTWKGSRLVGINTNYGDSATLRNITIVGDTSRKIVPCQKYIGNDDGDEPTTNGSGPDGTYCKYTSSDITYR from the coding sequence ATGACTTCTGCAGCACGTCCACGCCCGCGCGTCCGCGCGGCGACCGGCGCGCTGGCCGCGCTCGGACTCTCGATTGGCATGCTCATGACCATCGAGTCCTCGGCGCACGCCGCCACCTGGCCGACCGCCAACGGCAGCCAGGGGGTCTCCTCCACCATCTCGGTGTCCGGCACCAAGGACTACGGGATGAAGCGCCTCTACGGCACCGGGGCCCTGGGCTCCGACGGCCAGGACGAGGACCAGGGCCCGATCCTGGAACTGGAGCCCGGCGCCGTCCTGAAGAACGTCATCCTCGGCGCGCCCGCCGCCGACGGCGTCCACTGCAAGGGAAGCTGCACGCTGCAGAACGTCTGGTGGGAGGATGTCGGCGAGGACGCGGCGACCTTCCGCGGCTCCTCCTCGTCGAACGTCTACAACGTCGTCGGCGGCGGCGCCAAGGAAGCCAGCGACAAGGTGTTCCAGTTCAACGGCGCCGGGACGCTCAACGTCTCCAACTTCGCCGTGCAGAACTTCGGCACCTTCATCCGCTCCTGCGGCAACTGCTCCACGCAGTACAAGCGGACGATCAACCTCAACACCGTCGAGGTGACCTGGAAGGGCAGCCGGCTCGTCGGCATCAACACCAACTACGGCGACAGCGCGACCCTGCGCAACATCACCATCGTCGGTGACACGAGCCGCAAGATCGTGCCCTGCCAGAAGTACATCGGCAACGACGACGGCGACGAGCCGACCACGAACGGCTCGGGCCCCGACGGCACCTACTGCAAGTACACGTCGTCCGACATCACCTACAGGTGA
- a CDS encoding PHB depolymerase family esterase has product MAAPAAGARAAAPARAAAEVPAATLTRITGFGANPSGLEMYLYVPETVTDRPAVVVAVHYCTGSGPAMYSGTEYARLADRYGFIVIYPSVTRASKCFDVSSPQALRRDGGSDPVGIKSMVDWVSQTYRADPGRIFATGISSGAMMTNVLLGDYPDVFAAGAAFAGVPFGCFATTDGSEWNSACAAGTVIRTPRQWGDLVRGAHPGHTGPRPRMQVWHGTQDQTLRYPNLGEEIKQWTDVHGVSQTPAFTDSPQPGWTRTRYGGTGDRAPVEAISLAGAGHDLYASGMGERAIAFFGLDAAGPAPQPPAGPCKVTVTTNAWNTGLTASVTLTNTGTTTVNGWKLTFTLPAGQTLTGGWGATYASASGTVTATPAPYNGTLAPNAGVTLGYQATHTGDSAAPSAFALNGTACATG; this is encoded by the coding sequence ATGGCCGCGCCCGCCGCCGGAGCCCGTGCCGCGGCCCCCGCGCGGGCGGCCGCCGAGGTCCCCGCCGCGACGCTCACCCGGATCACCGGCTTCGGCGCCAACCCCAGCGGCCTGGAGATGTACCTGTACGTGCCGGAGACCGTCACCGACCGCCCCGCGGTCGTGGTGGCCGTGCACTACTGCACCGGTTCCGGCCCGGCGATGTACTCCGGCACCGAGTACGCGCGGCTGGCGGACCGCTACGGGTTCATCGTGATCTACCCCTCGGTCACACGGGCGAGCAAGTGCTTCGACGTCTCCTCGCCCCAGGCGCTGCGGCGCGACGGCGGCAGCGACCCGGTCGGCATCAAGTCGATGGTCGACTGGGTCTCGCAGACCTACCGCGCCGATCCGGGCCGGATCTTCGCCACCGGCATCTCCTCCGGCGCCATGATGACGAACGTGCTGCTCGGCGACTACCCGGACGTCTTCGCGGCCGGTGCCGCCTTCGCGGGCGTCCCGTTCGGCTGCTTCGCCACCACCGACGGCTCCGAGTGGAACAGCGCCTGCGCGGCCGGCACCGTGATCCGGACCCCGCGGCAGTGGGGCGACCTGGTCCGCGGCGCCCACCCCGGTCACACCGGCCCCCGGCCCCGTATGCAGGTGTGGCACGGCACCCAGGACCAGACCCTGCGCTACCCGAACCTGGGGGAGGAGATCAAGCAGTGGACCGACGTGCACGGCGTCTCCCAGACCCCCGCCTTCACCGACTCCCCGCAGCCCGGCTGGACCCGCACCCGCTACGGCGGCACCGGTGACCGGGCGCCCGTGGAGGCGATCAGCCTCGCGGGCGCCGGACACGACCTCTACGCCTCCGGCATGGGCGAGCGCGCCATCGCCTTCTTCGGCCTGGACGCCGCGGGACCGGCGCCCCAGCCCCCGGCGGGCCCGTGCAAGGTGACCGTCACGACCAACGCGTGGAACACCGGCCTGACCGCCTCCGTGACCCTCACCAACACCGGCACCACCACGGTGAACGGCTGGAAGCTCACTTTCACCCTGCCCGCCGGCCAGACGCTCACGGGCGGCTGGGGCGCCACCTACGCGTCCGCCTCCGGCACGGTCACGGCCACCCCCGCCCCGTACAACGGCACGCTCGCGCCGAACGCCGGCGTCACCCTCGGATACCAGGCGACCCACACCGGCGACAGCGCCGCCCCGAGCGCCTTCGCGCTCAACGGGACGGCGTGCGCCACGGGCTGA
- a CDS encoding NADH:flavin oxidoreductase/NADH oxidase: MSALFQPLSLRDVTIPNRVWMPPMCQYSADPQGPSAGAPGDWHFAHYAARAAGGTGLIIIEATGVTPEGRISPYDLGLWNDTQVAAFRRITDFLRTQNTVPAIQLAHAGRKASTDQPWKGGAPLGEDALGWRPVAPSALAFAEGHPVPAELTVEEIEQVVERFADAARRALAAGFEIVEIHGAHGYLINEFLSPHSNHRTDAYGGSYENRTRFALEVVDAVRAVWPGDKPLFFRISATEWLEEGGWTPDDTVRFARDLQAHGVDLLDVSTGGNASGVRIPTGPGYQVPFAARVKAETTLPVAAVGLITETRQAEKILANGEADAVLLGRELLRNPSWARHAARELGGEVHVPDQYHRSV, translated from the coding sequence GTGAGCGCCCTCTTCCAGCCTCTGAGCCTGCGCGACGTGACCATCCCCAACCGGGTGTGGATGCCGCCGATGTGCCAGTACTCCGCGGATCCGCAGGGCCCGTCGGCCGGTGCCCCCGGTGACTGGCACTTCGCGCACTACGCCGCCCGCGCGGCCGGCGGCACCGGCCTGATCATCATCGAGGCCACCGGTGTGACCCCCGAGGGCCGCATCTCCCCCTACGACCTGGGCCTGTGGAACGACACCCAGGTCGCGGCGTTCCGCCGGATCACGGACTTCCTCCGCACCCAGAACACCGTCCCCGCGATCCAGCTCGCCCACGCCGGGCGCAAGGCCTCGACCGACCAGCCCTGGAAGGGCGGTGCCCCGCTGGGCGAGGACGCGCTCGGCTGGCGTCCGGTGGCGCCCAGCGCGCTCGCCTTCGCCGAGGGGCACCCCGTGCCGGCCGAGCTGACGGTGGAGGAGATCGAGCAGGTCGTCGAGCGGTTCGCCGACGCCGCCCGCCGCGCCCTGGCCGCCGGGTTCGAGATCGTCGAGATCCACGGCGCCCACGGCTACCTGATCAACGAGTTCCTCTCGCCGCACTCCAACCACCGCACCGACGCCTACGGCGGCTCGTACGAGAACCGGACCCGTTTCGCCCTCGAGGTCGTCGACGCCGTACGGGCGGTCTGGCCCGGGGACAAGCCGCTGTTCTTCCGCATCTCGGCCACCGAATGGCTGGAGGAGGGCGGCTGGACGCCGGACGACACCGTGCGCTTCGCCCGCGATCTCCAGGCCCACGGCGTCGACCTCCTCGACGTCTCCACCGGCGGCAACGCCTCGGGCGTCCGCATCCCCACCGGCCCCGGCTACCAGGTGCCCTTCGCCGCGCGCGTGAAGGCCGAGACCACGCTGCCGGTGGCCGCGGTCGGTCTCATCACCGAGACCCGGCAGGCCGAGAAGATCCTCGCCAACGGCGAGGCCGACGCGGTCCTGCTCGGCCGCGAGCTGCTGCGCAACCCGTCCTGGGCGCGGCACGCGGCACGTGAGCTGGGCGGCGAGGTGCACGTGCCGGACCAGTACCACCGGTCGGTCTGA
- a CDS encoding ArsR/SmtB family transcription factor has translation MTAAVPAASSRDLPHPAHEEIRLEGVLHALADPMRLRIVRELAADGEELSCSHFDLPVTKSTTTHHFRVLRESGVIRQTYRGTAKMNALRRDDLDDLFPGLLDALLAAAARQSARLGGG, from the coding sequence GTGACCGCCGCCGTCCCCGCCGCCAGCAGCCGCGACCTGCCTCACCCGGCACACGAGGAGATCCGGCTGGAGGGGGTGCTGCACGCGCTCGCCGACCCGATGCGGCTGCGGATCGTGCGCGAGCTCGCCGCCGACGGCGAGGAGCTCTCCTGTTCGCACTTCGACCTGCCGGTCACCAAGTCCACCACCACCCACCACTTCCGGGTGCTGCGCGAGAGCGGGGTGATCCGGCAGACCTACCGGGGCACGGCCAAGATGAACGCGCTGCGCAGGGACGACCTAGACGACCTTTTCCCCGGCCTGCTCGACGCGCTGCTGGCCGCCGCCGCCCGCCAGTCGGCCCGGCTCGGCGGCGGATGA
- a CDS encoding nucleobase:cation symporter-2 family protein codes for MAPTAPARPAHPVDEVPPVRRLAAFGLQHVLAMYAGAVAVPLIVGGAMKLPPADLAYLITADLLVCGIATLIQCVGFWRFGIRLPIMQGCTFAAVSPMVLIGTTGGGLPAIYGSVIVAGLAIMLLAPVFGRLLRFFPPLVTGTVILIIGVSLLPVAGNWAAGGSGAGDFGAPENLALAAFVLAVVVAVQRFGPAFLSRIAVLIGIAVGLAVAVPFGFTDFGRVAEADWLGVSTPFHFGAPVFETSAIVSMLVVALVCMTETTGDFIAVGEMTDRKVEPRSLADGLRADGLSTVLGGVFNTFPYTAYAQNVGLVGMTRVRSRWVVAAAGGILVLLGLLPKLGAVVAAIPAPVLGGAGLVMFGTVAASGLRTLARADFAGGHNLTVVAVSVAVGLLPVGVPTVYDRFPDWFQTVMHSGISAGCLTAIVLNLLFNHLPARGGSSAAEPGRLAGGGGQQRVEQAGEKVV; via the coding sequence ATGGCCCCGACCGCACCCGCGCGTCCCGCGCACCCCGTCGACGAGGTCCCGCCCGTGCGGCGGCTGGCCGCCTTCGGCCTCCAGCATGTGCTCGCCATGTACGCGGGCGCGGTGGCCGTCCCGCTGATCGTCGGCGGGGCGATGAAGCTGCCCCCCGCCGACCTGGCGTATCTGATCACCGCGGATCTGCTGGTGTGCGGCATCGCCACGCTCATCCAGTGCGTCGGCTTCTGGCGCTTCGGCATACGGCTGCCGATCATGCAGGGCTGTACGTTCGCGGCGGTGTCACCGATGGTACTGATCGGGACGACGGGCGGCGGGCTGCCCGCGATCTACGGGTCGGTGATCGTCGCCGGTCTCGCGATCATGCTGCTGGCGCCGGTCTTCGGCAGGCTGCTGCGCTTCTTCCCGCCGCTGGTCACCGGCACGGTCATCCTGATCATCGGTGTCTCGCTGCTGCCGGTGGCGGGCAACTGGGCCGCGGGTGGCTCGGGGGCCGGGGACTTCGGGGCGCCGGAGAACCTGGCGCTGGCCGCCTTCGTGCTGGCCGTGGTGGTGGCCGTGCAGCGGTTCGGACCCGCCTTCCTGAGCCGGATCGCGGTGCTGATCGGCATCGCCGTCGGGCTGGCCGTCGCGGTGCCGTTCGGGTTCACCGACTTCGGCCGGGTGGCGGAGGCCGACTGGCTCGGCGTGAGCACCCCGTTCCACTTCGGCGCGCCCGTGTTCGAGACGTCGGCGATCGTGTCGATGCTGGTGGTGGCGCTGGTGTGCATGACCGAGACGACGGGCGACTTCATCGCGGTCGGCGAGATGACGGACCGGAAGGTGGAGCCGAGGTCGCTGGCGGACGGCCTGCGCGCGGACGGGCTGTCGACCGTCCTCGGCGGTGTCTTCAACACCTTCCCGTACACGGCGTACGCGCAGAACGTGGGTCTGGTCGGCATGACCCGGGTGCGCAGCCGGTGGGTCGTCGCCGCGGCGGGCGGGATCCTGGTCCTGCTGGGCCTGCTGCCCAAGCTGGGCGCGGTGGTGGCGGCGATACCCGCGCCGGTGCTGGGCGGTGCGGGCCTGGTGATGTTCGGGACGGTGGCCGCGAGCGGGCTGCGCACGCTGGCGCGGGCCGACTTCGCGGGCGGCCACAACCTGACCGTGGTGGCCGTCTCGGTCGCGGTGGGACTGCTGCCGGTGGGCGTGCCGACCGTCTACGACCGGTTCCCGGACTGGTTCCAGACGGTGATGCACAGCGGCATCAGCGCCGGCTGCCTGACCGCGATCGTGCTGAACCTGCTCTTCAACCACCTGCCCGCCAGGGGTGGTTCATCCGCCGCCGAGCCGGGCCGACTGGCGGGCGGCGGCGGCCAGCAGCGCGTCGAGCAGGCCGGGGAAAAGGTCGTCTAG